A part of Prolixibacteraceae bacterium genomic DNA contains:
- a CDS encoding putative phage abortive infection protein, whose protein sequence is MTEFKIGLVCIIGNVLFLIGYSIYYFYTQRKNKNKKEGSGQGLKEKEVKIWICMFPVLFTLVMGIWGYCSLGEVIPDSESNEVRFYALMVNKGLWTYITPHLTACVGYVTFWAFWAQMEANKIQQQGLKIQQRQYTIDQIESTFFRMLELHRDNVQNMKLNLQEKGIYSGEEFISKCLNLILDAIKHIYELKSNVSTKDENYAIVTVYKLFVYKQFNLWAKEYDVDIDRELEYPYTLSDVENLVFRIKEELFVDIHNELRKYFVHLYQIVVMIDKDKHLTDKEKWKYLHILRAQLSPKEQLLIFYNWYTGYVERKGYGLDWENNENQFLTKWQMVKHYSRRHSDDKLESDLGENVIGEDDILSKILRGKDPEFDMFGNMI, encoded by the coding sequence ATGACTGAATTTAAAATAGGCTTGGTTTGTATTATAGGAAATGTGCTTTTCCTTATAGGATATTCTATCTATTACTTTTATACACAAAGGAAGAATAAAAATAAGAAAGAAGGATCAGGTCAAGGTTTAAAGGAAAAAGAAGTAAAGATCTGGATATGTATGTTCCCCGTATTATTTACTCTTGTAATGGGAATTTGGGGGTATTGTAGTTTAGGAGAGGTTATCCCTGATTCAGAAAGTAATGAAGTGCGATTTTATGCATTGATGGTAAATAAAGGCCTGTGGACCTATATTACCCCTCATTTAACTGCATGTGTTGGTTACGTGACTTTTTGGGCTTTCTGGGCACAGATGGAAGCCAATAAGATACAGCAACAAGGATTAAAGATTCAACAAAGACAATATACTATAGATCAGATTGAAAGCACTTTCTTTCGCATGCTAGAATTGCATCGTGATAATGTGCAAAATATGAAATTAAATTTACAAGAAAAAGGAATCTACAGTGGCGAAGAATTTATTTCAAAATGTTTAAACCTAATATTAGATGCGATAAAACACATATATGAGCTTAAATCTAATGTGAGTACTAAAGATGAAAATTATGCTATTGTTACTGTTTATAAATTATTCGTGTATAAACAATTTAATTTATGGGCTAAAGAATACGATGTTGACATAGATCGAGAGCTCGAGTATCCATATACTTTATCAGATGTCGAGAATTTGGTTTTTCGGATTAAAGAAGAATTATTTGTAGACATTCATAATGAATTACGAAAATATTTTGTTCATCTATATCAAATAGTTGTTATGATTGATAAAGATAAACACTTAACTGATAAAGAGAAGTGGAAGTATCTTCATATTTTAAGAGCACAGTTAAGTCCTAAAGAGCAGTTGCTAATCTTCTACAACTGGTATACGGGATATGTAGAAAGAAAAGGATATGGCTTAGATTGGGAAAATAATGAGAATCAATTTCTTACCAAGTGGCAGATGGTAAAGCATTATAGTCGTAGACATTCAGATGATAAGCTTGAGAGTGATCTAGGTGAAAATGTTATTGGTGAAGATGATATTTTGAGTAAAATCCTTCGTGGAAAAGATCCTGAATTTGATATGTTTGGAAATATGATATGA
- a CDS encoding T9SS type A sorting domain-containing protein: MTKSFTIILILFVSFIVHGQDTTPTVHSFVYNGRTYEVIETAIPWAEAAELAVSRGGKLAEINSQEEQEAIYNAISNMPLDFSQVEWESSLWLGANDINEEGVWIWDGDNDGTGTQFFQQGEIISTTNPPAPGNAVDGLYNNWGASLDFPSSIEPDNYGDQDALAITLIQWGSGEPGQWNDIWTFLKQFPIIEYPALKVPTDIENNLKVESTVTVYPNPTEDYIHIENHYTEIQTLTIYSNLGEIVRQVQPKQSKSIQVDISNLITGNYILKITTIDQKSTIKKIIKK, translated from the coding sequence ATGACAAAATCTTTTACCATTATCTTAATTCTATTTGTCTCATTCATTGTGCATGGACAAGACACGACACCTACAGTCCATTCATTTGTATATAATGGAAGAACTTATGAAGTTATCGAAACAGCTATTCCTTGGGCAGAAGCAGCCGAACTTGCAGTATCTAGAGGAGGGAAGCTTGCGGAAATAAACTCACAAGAAGAACAAGAAGCGATCTATAATGCCATTTCTAATATGCCCCTTGACTTTAGTCAAGTAGAATGGGAATCAAGCTTATGGTTAGGTGCGAATGACATCAATGAAGAAGGTGTTTGGATATGGGACGGAGACAACGATGGAACAGGCACACAATTTTTCCAACAAGGAGAAATAATATCAACAACAAATCCACCTGCTCCGGGTAATGCTGTAGATGGTCTATATAATAACTGGGGGGCTTCATTAGATTTTCCCAGCTCCATAGAACCCGACAATTATGGCGATCAGGATGCACTTGCAATTACACTTATTCAATGGGGTAGCGGAGAACCAGGACAATGGAATGACATCTGGACATTTTTAAAACAATTTCCTATTATCGAATACCCAGCTTTAAAAGTACCAACAGATATAGAAAACAATTTAAAAGTTGAAAGTACTGTAACTGTTTACCCAAACCCAACAGAGGATTATATCCACATTGAAAATCATTATACTGAAATTCAAACATTAACAATATATTCCAATCTTGGTGAAATTGTAAGACAGGTACAGCCAAAACAATCAAAATCGATCCAAGTAGATATTTCGAACCTTATTACGGGGAATTATATATTGAAAATAACAACAATCGATCAAAAGAGTACCATTAAAAAAATCATCAAGAAATAA